In the genome of Vanacampus margaritifer isolate UIUO_Vmar chromosome 1, RoL_Vmar_1.0, whole genome shotgun sequence, one region contains:
- the bahd1 gene encoding bromo adjacent homology domain-containing 1 protein, whose product MVKAQRHQPAKDGQRGKEKGGEPSKGKDGTKELKRRKKQKKKESHAFRKKTSAGNVRDALDCCVLLTRLEEKGIVGKQKNEAKARKQASVKASKKPLSSQNRTKTHNSHKRLKKSACQQALEPKSNKPDTLLMWPNLVLEPRRRRMASLNAEAVNSLLLYRADPSASSLIKKEPSSNEAPSKSESRPQKAKKVFRGGKTDLKERRKKQKRSTAEAPPVDWLTLFAPTPRRQAGLTAATLLKLTGSLYGSKRQKKQESKPVSESKAKALTQVEISGKPLSGATPQTKRRTNPKHNEQLKHIKQGKEGPGSPTQGFCSLCKTEVLDPEWKSGGQNCLKTPLHCGSTLGFSLKTIKEEQEETDVSPCYCCSQERCVEYCHRLALFLKDKAVKEPDDEGSLSEVFHHHHHHHHHHHLHHPAAITITPHAYACFPSYCVHFSHPDTSPSSMTALALCPKSSKRPKLLPSSGPQPSGISHPVYCCTSVEACYGEPCRINGYSTYSSVIPAIARGCTKCARGINRDDYSSTLNDHHSPSSIPVCPSPRILTGCPVPAVPAAGQSVPPVQTPLSDPGQPQPPLQVAKECPQSAKPPSGSRSGARGTGSISSLVFPLKKEKKQKLSSAGARGQALAKQPKNGRQKSTNGWRPVGLPFEKDVFSVGEEAVVPRKCFQGVERDGELIRVRDTVLLKSGPRKKSLPYVAKISALWEEPETGELMMSLFWYYRPEHTQGGRDLHVHCQNEIFASRHQDVNSVACIEDKCYVLTLAQYCRFCALVKRRGEGVPDSAASLLVPPVVGHAAPSHRCVPDDVDPELVFFCRHVYDFRYGRLLKNLQ is encoded by the exons ATGGTGAAAGCTCAGCGACACCAGCCGGCGAAAGATGGGCAGCGAGGCAAAGAAAAGGGAGGCGAGCCGAGTAAAGGCAAGGATGGAACAAAGGAACTGAAGAGAAgaaagaagcagaagaagaaagagtCGCACGCATTTCGGAAGAAGACATCGGCAGGTAATGTTCGTGATGCGCTGGATTGTTGTGTCCTGCTCACCCGTTTGGAGGAGAAAGGAATTGTGGGTAAGCAGAAGAATGAGGCGAAAGCCCGCAAGCAAGCAAGCGTCAAGGCCAGTAAGAAACCGCTATCTTCTCAAAACAGGACCAAAACTCACAACTCTCATAAAAGGTTAAAGAAATCTGCTTGTCAACAAGCACTGGAACCAAAAAGTAACAAACCCGACACCTTACTCATGTGGCCCAATCTTGTTCTTGAGCCTCGCAGGAGAAGAATGGCTTCTCTCAATGCAGAGGCTGTCAACAGCCTGCTGCTCTACAGGGCCGATCCCTCGGCGTCCAGTCTCATTAAGAAAGAGCCGTCTTCGAATGAAGCGCCGTCTAAAAGTGAAAGCAGACCTCAAAAAGCCAAAAAGGTTTTTCGGGGAGGGAAAACAGACCTGAAGGAACGTCGTAAAAAACAGAAGCGGTCCACGGCGGAGGCGCCGCCTGTCGACTGGTTGACTCTGTTTGCCCCGACCCCTCGGCGTCAGGCCGGCCTCACTGCTGCTACGCTGCTCAAACTCACCGGTTCCCTCTACGGAAGCAAGCGGCAAAAGAAGCAGGAGTCCAAGCCCGTCAGCGAAAGTAAAGCCAAGGCTTTAACTCAGGTTGAGATTAGCGGTAAGCCTTTAAGTGGAGCAACACCGCAGaccaaaagaagaacaaatccAAAACACAATGAGCAGCTAAAGCACATTAAACAGGGTAAAGAGGGTCCGGGTTCTCCGACCCAGGGATTCTGTAGTCTTTGTAAGACGGAGGTTTTGGATCCCGAGTGGAAATCTGGTGGACAGAATTGTTTAAAAACTCCGCTCCACTGTGGCTCCACACTTGGATTCTCCTTAAAAACAATCaaagaggagcaggaggagaCGGACGTGTCGCCCTGCTACTGCTGTAGCCAGGAGAGATGCGTGGAGTACTGTCACAGATTGGCTCTCTTCCTCAAGGACAAGGCCGTCAAGGAGCCAGACGATGAAGGCTCTCTCTCCGAGGTgttccaccaccaccaccaccaccatcaccaccaccacctccaccACCCGGCAGCCATAACCATCACGCCGCACGCCTACGCCTGCTTCCCCAGCTACTGCGTCCACTTCAGCCACCCGGACACCTCGCCGTCCTCCATGACGGCCCTCGCTCTGTGTCCAAAGAGCAGCAAGAGACCCAAACTGCTGCCCAGCTCTGGCCCGCAGCCCTCAGGGATTTCCCATCCAGTCTACTGCTGCACCTCTGTGGAAGCGTGCTACGGAGAGCCCTGCAGGATCAACGGCTATTCCACCTACAGCAGTGTGATTCCAGCCATTGCCAGAGGATGTACCAAATGCGCTCGTGGCATCAATAGAG ACGactactcatcaaccctcaacgACCACCACAGCCCGTCCTCCATCCCCGTCTGCCCCAGCCCGAGAATCCTCACCGGCTGCCCCGTTCCCGCAGTGCCTGCAGCCGGCCAATCAGTGCCCCCCGTTCAGACGCCCCTGTCCGACCCCGGCCAACCGCAGCCCCCGCTGCAGGTGGCCAAGGAGTGTCCGCAGAGCGCCAAGCCTCCCAGCGGGTCCCGGTCTGGCGCCCGCGGCACGGGCAGCATCAGCTCGCTTGTCTTCCCACTCAAGAAGGAAAAGAAGCAGAAGCTGAGCTCCGCCGGCGCCAGAGGGCAAGCGCTTGCCAAGCAGCCCAAGAACGGACGCCAAAAAAGCACCAACGGCTGGCGGCCCGTCGGCCTCCCCTTTGAAAAAGACGTTTTCTCTGTG GGAGAGGAAGCTGTGGTGCCGAGGAAGTGTTTCCAGGGAGTGGAACGGGACGGAGAGCTGATTCGGGTCAGGGACACGGTTCTGCTGAAGTCTGGGCCGAGGAAAAAGTCTCTGCCTTATGTGGCAAAGATCTCAGCACTGTGGGAGGAGCCTGAGACAG GTGAGCTGATGATGAGTTTGTTTTGGTACTACCGTCCAGAACACACACAAGGAGGGCGCGACCTTCATGTGCATTGTCAG AATGAGATCTTCGCGTCCCGTCACCAAGATGTGAACAGCGTGGCCTGTATTGAAGACAAATGCTATGTCCTGACACTGGCACAGTATTGTCG ATTTTGTGCCTTGGTAAAACGGCGAGGGGAGGGCGTCCCCGACAGCGCCGCCTCCCTCCTGGTCCCCCCCGTCGTCGGCCACGCCGCTCCAAGCCACCGCTGCGTGCCGGACGACGTGGACCCCGAGCTGGTGTTTTTCTGTCGCCACGTCTACGACTTCCGCTACGGACGCCTCCTCAAGAACCTGCAGTAG